In one window of Saprospiraceae bacterium DNA:
- a CDS encoding GMC family oxidoreductase translates to MDTHFDYIVIGSGFGGSVAAMRLSEKGYKVLVLEKGKRWQASEFPKSNWQLRKFIWYPMLKCFGIMQLTFFKNLFVLSGVGVGGGSLVYANTHMMPSDAFFKDSGWDLLKNWKAQLLPFYDKARFMLGSAFYQKEFFEDQVFKQVAVDMGVGESYRFVDHVGVYFGKTIGDPYFKGLGPQRQPCKECAACMVGCRYDSKNTLDKNYLWFAEQFYGAIIISNTEVYKIEKTDHGSYKIHCKSSDKLFSKKMTFTSDRLVLSAGVLGTLKLLLEQKLKYKTLVNLSPELGNRVLANSEMIAGVSSLDRKLNNGIAISTLIRPDSNTTVELCKYPDGSGSMYRLACPASNGKNRYQRILNMVFQFLKSPFKYLRVFFRSDLSRNSVILLIMQSLPDPMKISWKNSWLGMRLKSTQDKNQSSSGYSTVGQEVLFRYASKLNAIPQNATTEVLFGMATTAHILGGCKMGVHAEAGVIDEQFRVHGYPGMYVLDGSVLQSNPGVNPALTITAISEYAMSLIEPKPGNQNKTLEELIEQQTKIQGTPKNP, encoded by the coding sequence GTGGATACACACTTCGATTACATAGTTATCGGGTCTGGATTTGGAGGCTCTGTAGCTGCTATGCGACTGTCTGAAAAAGGATACAAAGTCCTGGTACTTGAAAAAGGCAAAAGATGGCAGGCATCGGAATTCCCTAAAAGTAACTGGCAACTAAGAAAATTTATTTGGTATCCTATGCTGAAATGTTTTGGCATCATGCAGCTTACTTTTTTTAAAAACTTGTTCGTGCTGAGCGGGGTGGGTGTAGGTGGAGGATCTTTGGTGTATGCAAATACGCATATGATGCCTTCCGATGCTTTTTTTAAAGATTCCGGATGGGACCTGTTAAAAAACTGGAAAGCTCAATTGTTGCCTTTTTACGACAAAGCAAGATTCATGCTGGGGAGTGCTTTCTACCAAAAAGAATTTTTCGAAGATCAGGTTTTTAAACAAGTAGCGGTGGATATGGGTGTTGGTGAGTCCTACCGGTTTGTCGATCATGTAGGAGTATATTTTGGAAAAACAATTGGAGATCCATATTTTAAAGGACTTGGACCTCAGCGCCAACCATGCAAGGAATGTGCAGCCTGTATGGTAGGTTGTCGGTATGATTCTAAAAACACTTTGGATAAAAATTATCTTTGGTTTGCTGAGCAATTTTATGGGGCGATAATTATTTCCAATACTGAAGTATATAAAATTGAGAAAACTGATCATGGTTCATATAAGATTCATTGCAAAAGTTCAGATAAGTTATTTTCAAAGAAGATGACCTTCACTTCGGATAGGCTTGTATTGAGTGCAGGCGTATTAGGGACTCTTAAGTTGCTTCTTGAACAAAAGCTGAAGTATAAAACTTTGGTAAATCTGAGCCCGGAACTTGGAAACCGGGTTTTGGCAAATTCTGAAATGATCGCAGGTGTAAGTTCTTTAGATCGGAAGTTGAACAATGGTATCGCAATCAGTACTTTGATTCGTCCTGATTCAAACACTACGGTTGAATTGTGCAAATATCCCGATGGCTCTGGTTCTATGTATCGTTTAGCTTGCCCGGCTTCAAATGGGAAGAATCGATACCAACGAATCCTTAACATGGTTTTCCAATTTTTGAAGAGCCCATTTAAATATTTGCGGGTATTCTTCCGTAGCGACCTTTCCAGGAATTCTGTAATTCTACTGATCATGCAGAGTTTACCAGATCCAATGAAGATAAGTTGGAAAAATTCATGGCTGGGAATGCGTTTGAAATCCACACAGGATAAAAATCAATCCTCATCAGGATATTCAACTGTCGGGCAGGAGGTATTATTTCGATATGCAAGCAAATTAAATGCAATACCTCAAAATGCCACCACCGAAGTTTTGTTTGGTATGGCGACCACTGCTCATATTTTAGGTGGATGTAAGATGGGAGTCCATGCTGAAGCCGGAGTGATTGATGAACAGTTCCGGGTGCATGGATACCCCGGTATGTATGTATTAGATGGATCTGTTCTGCAGTCTAATCCCGGTGTAAACCCGGCGCTGACTATAACGGCTATAAGCGAATATGCCATGAGTCTTATTGAACCCAAGCCTGGGAATCAAAACAAGACCCTCGAAGAATTGATCGAACAGCAAACTAAAATTCAGGGCACACCTAAAAATCCCTGA
- a CDS encoding S8 family peptidase, with protein sequence MTADRRSFVFQVLFLFCILIFTSPALFGQQLSHRQGELIVLFRNNYNAKNISHLRSSSKSVWNHLYPARQLGGCWNIWLLKFDHSRYAAPELLRDLHADDRVLLAQRNHLIQYRVKPDDPFFALQWHHFNDGSSGGVADADFDTDMAWDLCTGDLTENKDSIVICIIDDGLETVHEDLSENMWKNYGELAGNGVDDDQNGYIDDFLGWNTFNQNDIFESGKHGTAVTGLAAARGNNQTGISGVSWHSRIMFVAGGGDEANAIESYSYPLYFRRLYNQTHGRKGAFVVVTNTSWGADLVKAEDAPVWCAVYDSLGKEGILNVASTTNQNLDVDIEGDMPTTCTSNFLLTTTNITDANVKKVNAGYGKKSIDIGSYGESTYSTYINNSYRFFGGTSAAAPQVTGAIGLLYSLSCSNLDELALSDPPKAALEAKNLILKSIKPNASLKDITLTGGVMNVFNAISQVSPLLVEVQNSQQIKISWQEPAILPIQFRYRKAGNFQWKDTSIYSGKHLILTGLESCTDYELQFKNLCPRNSENYSAVQNIKSAGCCDPIQNVKIFKLSATAVELAYTDPSSVNELTAYLRKAGTTRWDTFRISTHSGNLNFSQLESCTAYELLVYSFCNGKLTELPANYTFTTNGCESCTSMDYCRRFRPSSELEWLHAIEIDQLSFISGNNAGYGNYVGTNQQWIFEKSKNYTIVLKAGYLSDTSTMVAAAWIDWNQDGIFDDVENIAIPTLQFKYRIQYNFNLPANARSGWTRMRVMLKFAEFSSATPLACFQSLEFGEYEEYCVYISNGLCSGIQSVTLTDIQKQSVQLLVSDHPTNDFIYAYRKLYSGDWVEGSSRSRIIQLNDLDSCSKYQFQIAARCLNEQSSFYDVYFSTRGTDCFVSTDEFNPIDGIKLYPNPCSDQLHVLQNEAKKIEHIDILDLRGKRYRLQTKINAKDHYTIETGPLPSGYYITLIHYKDGSHLARRFVKF encoded by the coding sequence ATGACAGCAGACAGAAGATCCTTCGTTTTTCAGGTGTTATTTCTTTTTTGTATCCTCATTTTTACATCTCCTGCTTTGTTTGGGCAACAACTCAGCCATCGTCAGGGCGAGCTCATCGTGTTATTCAGGAATAATTATAATGCGAAGAATATCAGCCATTTAAGATCCAGTTCCAAGTCCGTATGGAATCATCTCTACCCTGCCAGGCAACTTGGAGGTTGCTGGAACATCTGGTTGCTTAAATTTGATCACAGCCGATACGCAGCCCCGGAATTACTTCGCGACCTTCATGCCGACGATCGGGTATTATTGGCTCAACGAAATCATTTGATTCAGTATCGGGTCAAACCCGATGACCCTTTTTTCGCCCTTCAATGGCATCATTTTAATGATGGCTCTTCCGGGGGTGTCGCAGATGCAGACTTTGACACCGACATGGCTTGGGATCTTTGTACCGGTGACCTTACCGAAAACAAAGACAGCATTGTGATTTGCATCATAGACGACGGACTCGAAACCGTCCACGAAGACCTGAGTGAGAATATGTGGAAAAACTATGGAGAGTTGGCAGGAAACGGTGTCGATGATGACCAAAATGGCTACATAGACGATTTTTTAGGTTGGAATACTTTTAATCAAAATGATATTTTTGAAAGCGGAAAACACGGCACGGCGGTCACTGGTCTTGCTGCCGCCAGAGGTAATAATCAAACCGGGATCAGTGGGGTATCCTGGCATTCCAGGATTATGTTTGTAGCGGGCGGGGGCGACGAAGCAAATGCTATAGAATCTTATTCTTATCCATTGTATTTCAGGAGATTATACAATCAAACCCATGGCCGCAAAGGAGCTTTTGTGGTAGTAACTAATACCTCCTGGGGAGCGGACCTGGTCAAAGCCGAAGATGCCCCGGTATGGTGTGCTGTTTACGACAGTTTAGGAAAAGAGGGAATTTTAAATGTGGCCTCGACCACCAATCAAAATCTGGATGTTGACATCGAAGGCGATATGCCCACAACATGCACCAGCAATTTTCTGCTAACCACAACGAACATCACGGATGCCAACGTCAAAAAAGTGAATGCCGGTTATGGTAAAAAATCGATAGATATAGGTTCATATGGCGAATCCACCTATTCGACTTATATCAACAATTCTTATCGTTTCTTTGGTGGAACCAGTGCAGCAGCTCCACAGGTTACAGGTGCAATCGGCTTATTGTATTCATTATCCTGCAGCAATCTCGATGAACTCGCCCTGTCAGATCCGCCTAAAGCTGCCTTAGAAGCAAAAAATCTGATCTTAAAAAGTATAAAACCCAATGCCTCTTTAAAAGACATTACCCTTACAGGCGGAGTGATGAATGTTTTCAATGCCATCAGCCAGGTCAGCCCATTATTGGTCGAAGTCCAGAATAGTCAACAGATTAAGATAAGCTGGCAGGAACCCGCCATCTTACCCATTCAATTCAGGTACCGCAAAGCCGGCAATTTTCAATGGAAGGATACCTCGATTTATTCAGGCAAGCATCTAATCCTGACCGGACTTGAATCCTGCACCGATTACGAACTTCAATTCAAAAACCTGTGCCCGAGAAATTCTGAAAATTATTCTGCTGTACAAAATATTAAAAGTGCAGGCTGCTGTGATCCTATACAAAACGTAAAAATCTTCAAGCTCTCAGCAACAGCTGTGGAATTGGCTTATACAGATCCTTCCTCCGTAAATGAGCTAACTGCTTATTTGAGAAAAGCTGGGACTACTCGCTGGGATACTTTTCGAATATCAACACATTCTGGAAATCTGAACTTTAGCCAATTGGAAAGTTGCACAGCTTATGAGTTATTGGTATACTCTTTCTGTAACGGTAAACTGACGGAATTGCCGGCCAATTATACATTCACTACCAACGGTTGTGAGTCTTGCACTTCAATGGATTACTGCAGAAGATTCAGGCCTTCATCAGAGCTCGAATGGTTGCATGCTATTGAAATTGATCAATTATCCTTTATCAGCGGCAATAATGCAGGTTATGGAAATTATGTAGGTACGAATCAACAATGGATATTTGAAAAATCCAAAAATTACACAATCGTATTAAAGGCAGGATACCTTTCTGATACAAGCACAATGGTAGCAGCAGCATGGATCGACTGGAATCAGGATGGAATTTTTGACGATGTTGAAAATATAGCAATACCTACCCTTCAATTTAAGTATCGCATTCAATACAATTTTAATCTACCGGCAAATGCCCGTTCCGGCTGGACAAGGATGCGAGTCATGTTAAAATTTGCAGAATTTTCATCAGCCACTCCGCTGGCTTGTTTCCAATCGCTGGAATTTGGCGAATACGAAGAATATTGCGTTTACATTTCAAATGGTTTGTGTAGTGGTATTCAGTCGGTAACACTTACCGATATTCAAAAACAAAGCGTACAGTTGTTAGTAAGCGATCATCCAACAAATGACTTCATTTATGCCTACCGTAAATTATACTCGGGCGATTGGGTCGAAGGGAGCTCCAGGTCGCGCATCATCCAATTAAATGATTTAGACAGCTGCAGCAAATACCAATTCCAAATCGCAGCCCGTTGCCTCAACGAGCAGTCTTCATTTTACGATGTTTATTTTTCAACCAGAGGAACTGACTGTTTTGTCAGCACTGATGAATTTAACCCAATTGACGGAATAAAACTATACCCAAATCCTTGTTCCGACCAATTGCATGTACTCCAAAATGAAGCCAAGAAAATAGAACACATCGATATTCTCGACCTCCGGGGAAAAAGATATCGCTTACAAACGAAGATCAACGCCAAAGATCATTACACGATCGAAACGGGCCCATTGCCCTCAGGTTATTACATTACGTTAATCCATTATAAGGATGGAAGTCATCTGGCAAGACGTTTTGTAAAATTTTAG
- a CDS encoding PD40 domain-containing protein → MKKMLILSGVFLLSQLTAQSSSQNSTLKDAFHFFESKDYISAISAFEKETTAALDAKSLSALALSYKRTGQNEKAEDLYAQLVLSPDADPEARYEYADLLKGHGDFLKAKKYFLEYANFNPVIGNYFAETCDYSLQQLNKPNNCKLTNLESNSAYADFAPMLIDEELVFVSGQKNEFTLKSGNVQAASEATQAVTRKFSEGLIELLSKEASGLGNISINENKTACAFSKASDYDLERILMHDIKLQIHLANIEENGSWNNIQPFAYNVDGYSVGFPCLAETGNVLYFASNQPGGYGGYDLYVSFKSPESSEWSKPHNLGAVINSDGNELSPFYKNGVLYFSSDWHTGFGGLDVFKTQLVDGHGAVIENLGTCVNSSMDEYYFILDNENQAYFTSNRYGGKGADDIYRSFQLKVATESQTMALKPVAQTQEVKSELKSEVKSEEKPAAIAEENLLASEALVADQLVPQTRKAAQEPKLYFIQIASLTKYNSKMDSRFTNYTSYGDVYKFKVDDVMKIRIGGFSDINEAVAAMKIMKANGTKDAFIVTDVLGGDRVVLLANAVGKSESPKVTGKQVENTPVPQQEEEPEEEGKYKIRVAEYKAPDWFDVSKINDLGKIEHWTKSGLTIIVLGSYTSETAAKDVLSKLKTRGFKESYLVVEENGKLYRL, encoded by the coding sequence ATGAAAAAAATGTTGATTCTGTCGGGTGTGTTTCTTTTATCACAACTGACTGCTCAAAGCTCTTCCCAAAACAGTACTTTGAAAGATGCCTTCCACTTTTTCGAATCCAAAGATTATATCTCGGCTATTTCGGCTTTTGAAAAAGAAACCACTGCTGCGCTGGATGCGAAATCACTGTCTGCACTTGCATTGAGTTACAAAAGGACCGGGCAAAACGAAAAAGCCGAGGATTTGTATGCACAATTGGTTTTATCTCCGGATGCAGACCCCGAAGCTCGTTATGAATACGCAGACTTGTTGAAAGGCCATGGAGATTTCCTGAAAGCAAAAAAGTATTTCCTCGAGTATGCCAATTTTAATCCGGTTATTGGTAATTATTTTGCCGAGACCTGCGATTATTCCTTGCAACAATTGAACAAACCTAACAATTGTAAGTTGACCAATCTCGAGTCGAATTCAGCTTATGCAGATTTTGCCCCCATGCTTATTGACGAAGAACTGGTGTTTGTAAGTGGGCAAAAGAATGAGTTTACTTTAAAATCCGGAAACGTGCAGGCAGCTTCTGAAGCTACTCAGGCGGTCACCAGAAAATTTTCTGAAGGATTAATTGAGTTGCTCTCAAAAGAAGCCAGTGGATTGGGAAATATTTCGATCAATGAAAATAAAACCGCATGTGCATTCAGCAAGGCGAGCGATTACGATTTGGAACGCATCCTGATGCACGATATTAAATTGCAAATCCATTTGGCAAATATTGAAGAAAATGGTTCCTGGAATAACATACAACCATTCGCATACAATGTAGATGGATATTCTGTAGGTTTTCCTTGCCTGGCAGAGACCGGTAATGTCTTGTACTTTGCATCAAATCAACCCGGTGGATATGGAGGCTATGATTTGTATGTGAGTTTTAAATCTCCGGAAAGTTCCGAATGGTCGAAACCACATAACCTGGGAGCAGTGATCAATTCCGATGGCAATGAGTTATCTCCATTCTACAAAAATGGAGTTCTGTATTTTTCTTCCGATTGGCATACAGGATTTGGAGGACTCGATGTTTTTAAAACCCAGCTGGTGGATGGTCATGGGGCTGTGATTGAAAATCTCGGCACTTGTGTCAACTCTTCAATGGATGAATATTATTTCATTCTGGATAATGAAAACCAGGCCTATTTTACATCCAATCGATACGGAGGTAAAGGTGCCGATGACATTTATCGTTCGTTCCAATTAAAAGTTGCGACGGAATCACAAACTATGGCATTAAAGCCCGTTGCACAAACGCAAGAAGTAAAGTCTGAATTAAAGTCTGAAGTAAAGTCTGAAGAGAAGCCCGCAGCGATTGCAGAAGAAAATTTGCTTGCATCCGAAGCTTTGGTTGCAGATCAGCTGGTTCCGCAAACCAGGAAAGCTGCACAGGAACCCAAACTTTACTTTATACAAATTGCTTCTCTGACGAAGTACAACAGTAAAATGGATTCGCGTTTTACGAATTACACTTCTTATGGCGATGTCTATAAATTTAAGGTTGACGATGTCATGAAGATCAGAATAGGAGGTTTCAGCGATATTAATGAAGCTGTGGCTGCTATGAAAATTATGAAAGCCAATGGAACCAAAGATGCTTTTATTGTAACGGATGTATTGGGTGGTGATCGCGTTGTACTGCTGGCAAACGCGGTAGGCAAATCAGAATCACCCAAAGTGACAGGCAAGCAGGTTGAAAACACACCGGTTCCTCAGCAGGAAGAAGAACCTGAAGAAGAGGGCAAATACAAAATCCGCGTTGCAGAATATAAAGCACCCGATTGGTTTGATGTAAGCAAAATCAACGATCTTGGAAAAATTGAGCACTGGACTAAAAGTGGTCTGACTATCATCGTATTAGGAAGCTATACATCAGAAACAGCCGCAAAAGACGTTCTGTCTAAATTAAAAACAAGAGGATTTAAGGAATCTTATCTCGTCGTAGAGGAAAATGGTAAGTTATATCGATTGTAA
- a CDS encoding sulfite exporter TauE/SafE family protein: MEIAVISLVAFFAAVLTFFTGFGLGTLLTPVFLIYLPVDAAIAITAVVHFVNNLFKLLLVGNKFDKKIVIQFGIPAILAALAGSWLLLLIPDHQPLWTYYFWGSTHSIYLLNSLISVLLICFALMDLLPYTRKLEFDNSKLVWGGLISGFFGGFSGNQGALRSAFLVKTGMSKECFIATTVIISSLVDFTRLSVYSTKMLKFINEIDLLWLICPALAAISGAYLGSRLLKKILIEQIRLLVAIMVLLFAIALGLGWI, encoded by the coding sequence ATGGAAATTGCGGTCATTTCTTTAGTTGCATTTTTTGCTGCCGTTTTGACTTTTTTTACTGGTTTTGGTTTGGGTACACTCCTGACTCCGGTATTTCTGATTTATTTGCCGGTCGATGCAGCGATTGCCATTACAGCTGTCGTACATTTTGTAAACAATCTGTTCAAATTACTGCTCGTCGGTAATAAATTCGATAAAAAAATAGTCATTCAATTTGGAATACCGGCTATACTTGCAGCACTAGCGGGATCGTGGTTGTTGTTGCTTATTCCTGATCATCAACCTCTATGGACTTATTATTTTTGGGGTTCAACACATTCTATTTACTTGTTGAACTCCCTGATCAGTGTATTATTGATTTGCTTTGCCCTGATGGATTTACTTCCATACACCCGAAAGCTTGAATTCGATAATTCAAAGTTAGTCTGGGGCGGACTGATCAGCGGATTTTTTGGCGGATTTTCGGGAAATCAGGGAGCACTGAGAAGTGCATTTCTTGTTAAAACCGGGATGTCAAAGGAATGTTTTATTGCGACCACTGTAATTATTTCGAGTTTGGTAGATTTTACAAGATTATCCGTTTATTCAACAAAAATGCTGAAATTTATTAATGAGATCGACTTGCTTTGGCTTATTTGTCCTGCATTGGCTGCGATTTCAGGGGCTTATTTAGGCAGCCGTCTTTTAAAAAAGATATTGATTGAACAGATCAGATTACTGGTAGCTATCATGGTCTTGTTGTTTGCCATTGCACTAGGCCTTGGCTGGATTTAG
- a CDS encoding adenylosuccinate synthase: MPVDAILGLQWGDEGKGKIVDYLADQYQAVCRFQGGPNAGHTLYIQGDKYVLHTLPSGVFRSNTLNLIGNGVVIDPITLTGEINKITPAVPDLRDRLLISRSAHLILPSHRWIDLASENAKGKSKIGSTLRGIGPCYMDKTGRNGLRIGDIQMPAFKHEYNLLKEKHMQFLKQFPGVEFDMELEEKKWFEAIDFISDLKTTNGVYWLDQLLNKGAHILAEGAQGSMLDVDFGTYPFVTSSNTVAAGICTGLGVPPNKIRKIIGITKAYCTRVGSGPFPSELNDETGERLRKAGNEFGSTTGRPRRCGWLDLVQLKYSKIINGVTDLCITKIDVLNDFESIQLVDAYQLNDHLEGDELPFDLNSISSVRHKIFDGWKRDVSHCENFSELPSQMKSYLDFVENYCQTKISFLSNGPGRDELIIA; the protein is encoded by the coding sequence ATGCCCGTTGATGCGATTCTTGGTTTGCAGTGGGGCGATGAAGGAAAGGGAAAGATCGTCGATTACCTTGCAGACCAGTACCAGGCCGTTTGCCGGTTCCAGGGAGGACCCAATGCCGGTCATACACTTTATATACAGGGTGATAAATACGTTTTGCATACACTCCCATCAGGAGTTTTCAGAAGCAATACCTTAAACCTGATCGGAAATGGTGTGGTCATAGACCCCATAACTTTAACAGGTGAAATCAATAAAATTACACCTGCCGTTCCTGATCTTCGAGATCGTCTTCTTATTTCGCGAAGTGCCCATTTAATTCTCCCAAGCCATCGATGGATAGATCTCGCATCTGAAAATGCAAAAGGAAAATCCAAAATCGGATCGACATTGAGAGGAATTGGGCCTTGTTACATGGACAAAACAGGACGAAATGGCTTGAGAATTGGCGATATTCAAATGCCTGCGTTTAAGCATGAATATAATTTACTCAAGGAAAAACACATGCAATTCCTAAAGCAATTTCCCGGAGTGGAATTTGATATGGAACTTGAAGAAAAAAAGTGGTTCGAAGCCATTGATTTTATATCAGACTTAAAAACGACAAACGGAGTATATTGGTTGGACCAATTGTTGAACAAAGGAGCACATATTTTAGCGGAAGGTGCGCAAGGATCCATGCTGGATGTTGATTTTGGAACCTATCCATTTGTTACTTCGTCGAATACAGTTGCAGCCGGAATTTGTACCGGTCTTGGAGTGCCACCGAATAAAATCAGAAAAATTATCGGGATCACGAAAGCCTATTGCACCCGGGTCGGTTCCGGTCCTTTCCCCTCTGAATTAAATGACGAAACAGGAGAGCGACTCAGAAAAGCAGGCAATGAATTTGGTTCTACTACCGGACGCCCGCGCAGATGTGGCTGGCTGGATCTCGTTCAACTCAAATACAGTAAAATTATAAACGGAGTCACCGATTTATGTATAACTAAAATTGATGTGCTCAACGATTTTGAATCCATTCAGCTTGTCGATGCCTATCAGTTGAATGATCATTTGGAAGGCGACGAATTGCCTTTCGATCTGAACAGCATAAGCAGTGTGCGACATAAAATATTTGATGGCTGGAAGCGAGATGTGAGTCATTGCGAAAACTTTTCGGAACTACCTTCGCAGATGAAATCGTATCTCGATTTTGTTGAAAATTATTGCCAGACAAAAATCAGTTTCCTTTCCAATGGTCCCGGCAGAGACGAATTGATTATCGCGTAA
- the typA gene encoding translational GTPase TypA, with the protein MHSIRNIAIIAHVDHGKTTLVDKILHQTKQFREHQETGELILDNNELERERGITILAKNVSVNYKGVKINIIDTPGHADFGGEVERVLNMADGVLLLVDAFEGPMPQTRFVLHKALSMGKKPIVVINKVDKPNCRPDDVHDAVFELFFNLEATEEQLNFPTVYGSSKQGWMSKHWNEPSTDITYLLDAIIEQIPAPEIPEGNLQMMISSLDYSSYIGRIAIGRILRQGIRINQPVTLVKRDGSQVKSRVKELFTFEGLGKVKVESVAAGDICAVFGLENFDIGDTIADFESPEGLTPIQVDEPTISMLFTINNSPFFGKEGKYVTSRHIRERLEKELEKNLALRLEDTESPDSILVYGRGILHLSVLIETMRREGYELQVGQPRVIIKEIDGQKCEPVEIMTIDVPEAYSGKVIEQVSMRKGEMTVMETRGDLIHIEFEIPARGLIGLRNVLLTASAGEAIIAHRFKEFQAWKGNIPSRTNGVLISKLAGPATAYSIGYLQDRGQFFIEPGENIYIGQIIGEQIRPGDLVVNVIEGKKLTNMRASGSDGTIQIIPKIQFSLEEALEYIQEDEYVEVTPKSIRLRKIILDENERKKAQKRVEMAEA; encoded by the coding sequence TGCCCACGTCGATCACGGAAAAACAACCCTGGTCGATAAAATCTTACACCAGACTAAACAGTTCCGGGAGCACCAGGAAACCGGAGAGCTCATCTTGGACAACAACGAGCTCGAGCGCGAAAGAGGTATCACCATTTTGGCGAAAAATGTTTCTGTCAATTACAAAGGAGTCAAGATCAACATCATCGATACCCCGGGCCACGCCGATTTCGGTGGAGAGGTCGAACGCGTGCTCAATATGGCTGATGGAGTTCTTTTGCTTGTTGATGCTTTCGAAGGTCCCATGCCGCAAACGCGCTTTGTTTTGCACAAAGCCCTGAGCATGGGTAAAAAACCCATTGTAGTCATCAATAAAGTGGACAAACCCAATTGCCGCCCTGATGATGTCCACGATGCCGTATTTGAACTGTTTTTTAACCTGGAAGCCACCGAAGAACAGCTTAATTTTCCAACGGTGTACGGCTCTTCAAAACAAGGCTGGATGAGTAAACACTGGAACGAACCTTCTACCGATATCACGTATTTGCTCGATGCCATCATTGAACAGATCCCTGCGCCGGAAATTCCGGAAGGAAACCTCCAGATGATGATCAGCAGCCTGGATTATTCCTCTTATATCGGCAGAATTGCCATCGGGAGAATTCTAAGACAAGGAATACGCATCAATCAGCCGGTGACTCTGGTCAAACGCGATGGTTCACAGGTAAAATCCCGGGTCAAGGAACTTTTTACGTTTGAAGGCCTCGGTAAAGTAAAAGTCGAGAGCGTAGCGGCAGGCGATATTTGTGCAGTTTTTGGTTTGGAAAACTTCGATATCGGCGACACCATTGCCGACTTCGAATCACCGGAAGGTCTCACACCCATTCAGGTAGACGAACCTACCATCAGTATGTTATTTACGATCAACAATTCTCCTTTTTTCGGAAAGGAAGGAAAATATGTGACTTCAAGGCATATCCGCGAACGGCTCGAGAAAGAGCTCGAAAAAAATCTTGCACTTCGGCTTGAAGATACTGAATCGCCCGATTCTATTTTAGTATATGGCAGGGGTATCCTCCATCTTTCAGTCCTGATCGAAACCATGCGTAGAGAAGGTTATGAGCTTCAGGTGGGACAACCGCGAGTTATTATAAAAGAAATTGATGGCCAAAAGTGCGAGCCGGTTGAAATCATGACCATCGACGTTCCCGAAGCGTATTCCGGTAAAGTCATCGAACAAGTCAGCATGCGTAAAGGCGAAATGACGGTCATGGAAACCCGCGGCGATCTTATCCATATAGAATTTGAAATTCCGGCAAGAGGTCTCATCGGACTTCGAAATGTATTGCTCACTGCTTCTGCAGGTGAAGCCATCATTGCTCATCGATTCAAAGAATTTCAAGCCTGGAAAGGCAACATTCCCTCGAGAACAAATGGGGTGCTGATTTCAAAACTGGCCGGACCAGCTACTGCCTATTCTATCGGCTACCTTCAGGACCGCGGACAATTCTTTATCGAACCTGGTGAAAATATCTACATCGGTCAGATCATCGGAGAACAAATAAGACCCGGAGATCTGGTCGTCAATGTCATTGAAGGAAAAAAACTGACGAATATGCGTGCTTCCGGATCGGACGGCACCATCCAGATCATACCCAAAATTCAATTCAGTCTGGAAGAAGCTCTGGAATACATTCAGGAAGATGAATACGTTGAGGTGACTCCAAAATCTATCCGCCTTCGCAAGATCATTCTCGATGAAAACGAGCGTAAAAAAGCTCAAAAGCGCGTGGAGATGGCGGAAGCGTAG